One genomic window of Phycisphaerales bacterium includes the following:
- a CDS encoding class I SAM-dependent methyltransferase — MPSLEANKKKWASHDWGRDGEEWSTLAGGSERWWHGILLPRLLPFLKQLPPEPSILEIAPGRGRWTQYLLRHAADLTAIDIDEACLDACRARFGGRVHCVLGDGVTLGGPSERINGPIDLCFSYDSLVHAELDSMGSYVRELWRVLRPGGVAFLHHSNLADAALESGTPIHWRARSVGGSGVRERALACGLEVPLQELCTKGGPKDRALIDCISVLRKPARGAPNPQTRVLESHDFWRQIQLLGALAGPYDAAAR; from the coding sequence ATGCCTTCGCTCGAAGCCAACAAGAAGAAGTGGGCCTCGCACGACTGGGGCAGGGACGGCGAGGAATGGTCGACGCTGGCCGGCGGCAGCGAGCGTTGGTGGCACGGCATCCTGCTGCCGCGGCTCTTGCCCTTCCTCAAACAGCTTCCGCCGGAGCCGAGCATCCTCGAGATTGCGCCGGGCCGCGGTCGATGGACGCAGTACCTCTTGCGGCACGCAGCCGATCTGACGGCCATCGACATCGACGAGGCGTGCCTGGACGCATGCCGCGCCCGCTTCGGCGGACGGGTGCACTGCGTGCTGGGTGATGGCGTGACGCTGGGCGGACCGAGCGAACGCATCAACGGGCCGATCGACCTCTGCTTCAGCTACGACAGCCTGGTGCACGCCGAGCTCGATTCGATGGGTTCGTACGTGCGCGAGCTCTGGCGGGTGCTGCGGCCCGGCGGCGTCGCATTCCTGCACCACAGCAATCTTGCCGACGCCGCGCTCGAGTCGGGCACGCCCATCCACTGGCGTGCGCGGAGCGTTGGCGGCTCGGGCGTTCGTGAACGTGCGCTCGCGTGCGGGCTGGAGGTGCCCCTGCAAGAGCTGTGCACGAAGGGCGGGCCCAAGGATCGCGCGCTGATCGATTGCATCAGCGTCCTGCGCAAGCCCGCGCGTGGTGCGCCGAATCCGCAGACGCGCGTGCTTGAGAGCCACGACTTTTGGCGGCAGATCCAGCTCCTCGGTGCGTTGGCCGGGCCGTACGACGCGGCGGCGCGCTAG